The genomic region TCTTTGACATGTAGATGATGTCACCTAGTGGATGTAGACTGATTCACAACATGCTTTATGTTGAACTACACGTAGCTATaaaataacaattatacatgTAGAAATGTAGCGGAATGGGATTTTAGGGAATTCTCGGTCATGTTTTAACTTATTTAAGACGTCCGACCGCGACCATTCTTGGCCGTGGGCCCGCGCTGCCGTCGTGACTTGATTGCTGTTAGCATCAACCGTTTTGCTTAGCCAGGTTGGTACTATCATCTAAACTAAGTCCCGCCCTACAGCACAGTGCTGACACATGATTGGATCGGCCTATTTTGGGCCGGAGGTCAGACGGTTTGAACTGTAGCGGTACAAGATGGAttctcctgagtttggaaaactccaaatctcgcAAAAATTAGCTTTCAGCGCAAGATTAATGCCACCGAGCAGCAGCTGGGATCAAAGACGGTCTCTGAAAAATAAGAGGCTGACGTGTTTTCCAGATACTGCGATTAGCAGAGCACTGCATCAGTGATATTCGGCCTACAAAGACAAAGGTTCCGCATTATTTCAAGTTTTAGCTGTGATTAAATGCATCGATTTTTTTAATGTGtatttattttctaatccacACGTTAAAAGTCCCACCCCtaatgtttatgttgtttttccAGGCGGGGGCTTAGGAGGCACTAGGAGAGGTGGAGCCGACGTGAACATCAAGCACTCGGGACGGGATGATGCGTCTCGTTATGATGATCGCACCCTGGGGGGGTGAGTACACTTGAGTACACCTGTCTGCTGTTATAATGCGTTTtttatgacctctgaccttttgcTCTGAACAGTGACCGCATCGACAGGAGGGAGCGGAGCCGGGAGCGTGATCGGGACAAGGACAGGGAGCGTCGCAGGTCCCGTTCCCGCGAAAGACGCAGACACTCCCgggacagagagagggaaagagaaagGCCAGTTGGTGCAGGGGAGGAGGGCGGTGGGAGCAGCCGGCGTCGTGAACGGGAGAGGGAACGTGGGGGAGCAGGTGGAGGAGACAGCAGGAGTAGGGAGAGAAGCAGAGACCGGAAAAGGAGAAGCAGGAGCCGGGACCgtaagagagacagggaaaggggTAAAGGGGTGGACGGGGAGGAAGTGGCCCAGGGAGACGGTCCCCCTGAGGGAACTGAGCGCATGTTGGAGGAAAATGAAGGGGAGGTGGCTGAGGCCACAGAGGAGCGCAAAGAGAGGGACAGGGACAGAGACCGAGACCGAGACAGGAGGCGCAGTCACAGGGACAGAGACCGGCGGAGGGAACGAGACAGAGATAGGGAACACAAGCGGGAGCGTGGGGACAGAGACAGGGGGGAGCGGAGGGAGGAGCGCCACGGGTCCAATCGAGAAGACATGGGTCCTCAAGAGGACATGGGTAATGAGGAGGACAGCGCTCCGCCAAACATGGAGGAATACAGTCAGGATGGAATGATGGAGCAGCAGTCTGCACCGTCAGCTGATGACTATGGATCTGGCGAAAACGGATACAAGATGGAGGCACCAGATGAGTACTAAGCATGAGGTCCCCATCCCACAGGAAGTCCCCCTAAACAAGCCCTCCACTTCCTGTCCCAGGCCTCCAGAACCTCCTAAGGATCCAAACATTTAGTTAGCTTTCCTTTTTCCGCTCGTATGGCAACCATGTTGAGGTCCGCTGATCGCCCTGCTCGTCGGGGGTGGAGCTTAAAGCCGGAGCCAGGTGTGTTTAGAGGTGTTAGAAGCAGACGTGTTGTGGTGGAGCAGCTGAGCCTGTTTTggtttttcatcttttttttatatctgcaggTCATTTTAATAAAGATGTCTTGATTGTGACAGTGGTGATTATTTTAGTACACAGCCTTTTGCCTGAGGTGCtggtgcaacacacacacactttaatccCTAAACGTTTTCTGAACGTCCTGCTGACCAGGACGACGTTCTGACTCATATTTTTATAAAACACGttctcagtcctggtcctggagacccggtttccagcatgttttagacctTTCCCTGCCTTTAATCCACAGAGCTTCGTGTGCTGCCGAACAGGTGTTTGAGCAGAGGAACCAAAACCTGCCGGATACCGGTCCTCCAGAACCAGGATGGAGAACCCACTGTTCAGTTTCTACTGAGTCGAGGTTCTAGTTTTATTTTGACCCAGACCGTAGAGGTTCTGAAGTGGTTTCATCGCCAGAACTACAGATGTGGGTCCTGCGGGGCTGACTGCTGGTCCCGGTTCTGTACTTGCAGCCTCACGTCGGATTAAGTTATCTGCTGCTGATTATTTTATTCTCGGGTTTGGGTTCAGGTTCTGACGTGGACCTGGCCCGTAACGTTTCCTGTTCTAGTTTTAGAGTTCAGGTTTACCCCACCGGTTCCGTCCAGCTGAACGGTCTGGACTGTCTCACCTACGAGGTTGTGATGAGAACCTCCCCAGTGGTTCGGTCCAGAACAGCTCTGACCCGGagggggctgctgctgctgcgcttCTCTCAGCCTCTCGGAACCAGCCCGGTCTCATCATGCCCTCATCAGAGCAGCTGTGAGACTCCTGGACCAGAACCTGCCGTGACCATCAGACAAGGACCTCAGGATGATGTCCTCCTACCACCCTAAGGAAGCCGACATGTCGGCTACGACCGAACCGCTCTGCCTGGAAAGAGGTAGGTTTCGGGTCTGCAGCAGAACTGGGTCGGGTTTGCATCCCGGATCCAGAGACTAAACATGTACTGATGTCAAATGTGAGCCGCTCTGGAGCTTCCTGCTTCACGCGGTTCTGTTCGGACTCGGGAGCCTAGCACAGACGGGTTGGGCCTGTCCAGGTTCCGTTTTCAGCTGCATGTTTAATGTCTGAGCGGTTCCGGTAGCCTGTCGGAACCGGACCGGCTCTATATAGCCACCTGCAAAGATGGACCATTATGATCCGGACCGGTACCAACTAGCTTGTTCCGAACCGAGACGTCTCAGGTGTGAGTGGGTAAATATTAGCTCAGTAGTAAAAATGTTACATTTATGTCACGTGACCCTTTCCTAAAGCCATATTTTCATGAGGCTTTTAATTTGAAACTCAGGTTCTGACCGCCGCACAACTGACCTTCTGGGTTGGTTCTGATCATCAGTGTTGGAGCTGACCGGATGTTGGCCTCTCAGGACCAGGACTGGTTTAGGGTCAGCCAGACCAGCCCTGGGTCACCGACTCAGTTTGGTAGTCTAAAAACCCAACAGAACCAAACCTACATATGAGTTTAGTTCAGCAGAACCTAGCTGTGGGTTCCAAAGGGATTGAGACGTTCAGCTGAACCGGGTCCTTGTCGACTTTGGGTTTCTATGAAGTATATCCAGTCCCTCTATGGTTCTGGAGCACTCAGCTCTCCCTGCAGAGATCCAGAGCACAGATCTGACTGCTGTGGTTCTGGTCCAGAGGCACAGCCATGGACCGAGCCAGCATCAAGGCGTAGCCCTGCTCAGCAGAAAGCTGTGTGTCCATGTGGTTCTGTTGGTTGGTGATGGATGGTGCTGGTCATGCTCTTTCAGATCCAGACTGACCATTGGGTGATGGCTAACCGTCTACAGAACCAGAATATCTGAAGAAGGTGGACGGCTACATCACTCCGGACCCAGCAGGAGTAATGGGTGGGGGCTACGGGTGAAGCCCGGTGTAACCCAGGTTTGTCTTTTAGATGTGTGCCGGGTGATCGAGCTGCTGGACCGGCTGCAGCGGACCGGGGAGCTGCCCCCTCCCAAGCTGCAagccctgcagagagtcctccagagcAAATTCTGCGCCGCCATCAGGGAGGTACGTTAcaggcaggggcgtgtccagggagtggcctggggtggcacatgccacccttggaatctgattggccaccccaggtgccaacacactaatttctttaaataggcttttcattgtccacaaaaggcttgggggtaaaacaaaaaaagcataaccattggtgccacccatgcgcctcacctgggccaccccattttaaaagatctggacacaccaCTGGTTACAGGAAGTGTGTTACAGCCTTTTGTTGTCCGATTTCCGTCAAATCAAGCTGTTCCATCTACAGGCACAGCTCCAACGTTAGAACATCATGAGGTGAGTGGGACCCGTTTGATTCGTAGATGCATCACTCGGAGTGGGATGCTTTTGGTTCTGGCTACAGATGAGGAAAAGACTAATTCTGTCAGAaagttagaatattgtgaaactaTAGAAACTCCAGGTGACACACCCTACTCAGCTGATGAACTCAGAGTGGGTCATGACGGCTGACTGGACACGTCCACCAGGAGGGCGGTCACAGGTCTTGAAGGATCTGAGGTTTCTCAGCCGTTCCTGTGCTTCCTCCATGAATCGTTGTGTTTAATCACAAACCTTCAGACTGAATCCTGTAAACACAGCTTAGACCTGATGTGACacctgttgtctgttctgttgaCCTCCAGGTGTACGAGCAGCTGTACGACACTCTAGACATAGTTGGAGGACCAGAGGTGCGAGCACAAGCAACAGCCAAGGTACTAGAACCTAAGTCCTGGACCCGAGTCCAGATGCAGTCGGCTCTAGTGTGATGACACCTCCAGTTTCCGACAGGAGCTCTTCCTGCTCAGAAGCAGCTTTACCTTGTGAAGTGCCTCTTGTCCCggtttggcgctacataaataaactgaactgaagtgtgagaacctccatcagaatGCTGCGAGAACTAAGATGTTCTGCAACCATCGATCCGGTTCTGGCACTTTGCTGATCATTGGAGGTTCTTGTTGTTTCAGGCCACCGTGGCAGCCTTTGCAGCCAGCGAGGGTCACGCCCACCCCAGGGTGGTGGAGCTCCCCAAGACTGAAGAGGGGCTGGGCTTTAACATCATGGGGGGGAAAGAGCAGAACTCCCCGATCTACATCTCCAGAGTTATTCCTGGAGGAGTAGCCGATCGCCAAGGAGGGCTGAAGAGAGGAGACCAGCTGCTGTCTGTCAACGGAGTGGTAAGAAGCTCCGGTTCCTTGTGAGGAGGTTCTGCTCCCTAGAAGGTTCAGATAAAAAACAGCATGCCTCCCAGTTTCCTGATGTTTTAGAGGCCGTGTGGGCAGCATGTGGTTCAGATTCATGAGTGATCGTGTTGTTCACTAGCTGTGTGCTTGTGACCATGCAGAGCGTTGAGGCGGAGCAACACGAGAAGGCTGTGGAGCTGCTGAAAGCCGCACAGGGTTCGGTCAAGTTGGTGGTCCGCTACACTCCCAAGGTTCTGGAGGAGATGGAGGCTCGCTTTGAGAAGATGAGGAGCGCCCGGAGACGCCAGCAGCACAGCAGCTACTCGTGAGACCGCTTGTCAGTTTGGGCTCAGACACACCTGTGAAAGTGTCCCCGTGATCTCCGTAATACTCTGGTGTAGTATCTAGGACACAGTGCTGGTAAACGTTACAACTGTCATCGTAGTTTCTCatcaaaacaaattaaaaaaaataacacaatcaagcagctgggatgagaatctaaAATCtgaggtcttgagtcggaaaagggtagaatgccttctccgggtcagggatgaggtcctgccccaagtggaggagtttaagtatctcggggtcttgttcacgagtgagggaaaactggagcgtgagatcgataggtggattggtcctgcatctgcagtgatgcgggcgttgtaccggtctgtcgtggtgaagagagagctgagtcagaaggcgaagctctcgatttaccatttgatctacgttcctaccctcgcctatggtcatgagttttgggtagtgactgaaagaacgagatcgcggatacaagcggccgaaatgagttttctccaaagggtggctgggctctcccttagagatagggtgagaagctcggttatccgggaggggctcggagtagacccgctgctcctccacatcgagagaaggatgcctcctagacgcctgcctccctggtgaggttttctgggcacgtccaaccagtagaagacctaaaggaagacccaggacacgctggagggactacgtctctgctggcctgggaacgccttgggtccccctggaggagctggctcaagtagctggggaaagggaagtctcggcctcccagcttaggctgctgcccccaaatAAGTGGATGCATGGACGGAGTTTTGGTTAGATTTTGTACATCCTGATGTTGTGTGtcatgtgtttgtcttgtttctgACCCAGCAAGGACTGGAAGACTTTTGTAACGGACTTACACATATAAAAGCATTCAACTGATGAAGGGTGGTGTTCTGATTTTCTGAGAAAGCACAAAGGTGTTGTCTCATGTGTTCACACCTGGGTGACATCAGATCATATTGTAAACGCGGATCACAGGATCCACGTTTAGAAGTCACACTTTGGGTTGAATCCTTGTCCCTTGTCTGTCCCTACTCCTTGCGGGGGTCTCCTGTTTGGTTCTGTGGAGTTTTCCAGGTGTCCTGTCTGACTCAAATCAAGGGTTTCCTTATTTTTCCGTCCGTGTCCGTAAACCTGAAGCTTCCAACCCAGAACCAAAGAAGCTTTTGGATGAGAGGGCTGTGTGTAAGCGTCAGGCCCCCACAATCCTGGGATGAACATGAAGCCAACAGGAAGGTGGCTAAAAGTGCAGTACCACccccatccactaggggctggtgtcagaagcaagcaaatcctcattgactcccatgttaaaaataccaatttcacagcagaaataaacatgttttaggtttaatagatctagtttacactcatgacaactctgaggggggtggatgTTTTGTAACTCTTCCGTTTAAGTTAAATTtcagaataattaatgagcatcagagccacgagACTCCAGAGCTAGCTCTGAGAAAGACctcagcctcacgttaatagatgttcggccgTTTCGGccctctgaactttagttttgtctgtgtgttcgtgtttggatgttaatcatggaaataTTTGGACAAAGGGGCAGGCTGTGGTGATTGACTGCACTAACAGCTcagccaagcagtttctgctcctTTTTCTCAGTAAGTAAAATGACATTTCTGTACTTTCTTGTGCTGGTTGAATGGAGGAATGtggtgtcatttaactgcttgctcacacatgttagtggggctgctggCTGGATAAGAAACCTGAGCCCAGCTTCTTGTGTCTCCTGCCAGAGAAGAGATGCTAGAGCTGTTCCCGTTTCCCGGGGCCGCCAGATGCGCGGACCGGCTCCgacgcgaggctgtagtcatgctggtcacttgtggatctctgagggagacaaCGGAAACACCGCAGCTCAACTGCACTTTTCTCGCTAACAGTTTTCTGGTTGAATGAAGGGAAATTCTGTGTTCACCATAACCCGCTTGGTCTGAGATGGGCTGAAATATAACGTGTTGTTGTGGCTGCTGTAGGGTTTTGTGGGTAACAACTAGAGCTACATATCTGACCGAGGGTAGCGGAGGCTATCGGGCTTTGctgttaaaggtcaaaggtccaCCACTGTCAACTTGGCTCTCGGGTCCATGTCAAAACAGCGGACTCGTGGATCTTTCACCGTGGTGGACCAGCAAAGCCTGACATCCTCAGTCAGCTCACCTAGgtatgattttgttactaagcaggccgGAGGTGCCTTCACCTTGGACTTGCTCTACCGCGTTTTCTTGCTAAAACccagaaaaactctgttagctttgggatAGCACGTAGCTCACATCCCGCTGATCTCTGACTGTGGAGCAGGAGCTGATGGAAAAGGCTACGGCGCCCGGCTGCGATTGCAGCGGTCTTAGGCTCtgattgtaatttaacagtcccggtCCATATCAGATCCccacaggtgaccagcatgaccACAGCCTCGCACGGAAACCAGTCTGCAGTCCGACTGGTCTACCCTGGTCCTTGGAgcccttcttgggttagctagtagctacatcgGTTCATTTGTTCTAACTCTCTTCCAACCATAACAGCTttgccctcagctccacctcttttgccatttttggattgtctgggtgtgGCAAGACGTGTGACAcattcaaaatggcggtggtgggaacctcccatttggaaacAAAACCTTATATTTCATGCCTATGGAAAAGAAACATCCAGCATATATGTGGATGGTAACcattgggggggtggggtggggggggctggtgTGTGGAGAATACTGAATAcgattctgtctttctttctttttcatcaGATCTCTGGAGTCCAGGAGCTAACTAGTCCTCTACCTCTACCACCTCGTTGTCCAGCCCTCCTGGCTCTTCTGTCCTCATGGGACCGAAGAGCACTGATGGAGTCTCCTCTCCACTCATCAGACCATcacctccctgtgtgtgtgtgtgtgagtgtgagtgtgtgtgtgtgtcccactgCCTCTTCCTTATGTCGGCCTGAAATTCTGCTAATATAACAAAGAGCCACATCAAGGAGAGACTTGTTAACAAGTGGACCTGTAAGCTACCTGATCTGATCCAAGTCAGATGATTCTTTAAGTCTTCAACTGATTTCTTGACACTTAATCTTTGTGGAAAAAGTGTTTGAACCATGGAGTCCCAGTGTGCATTAATGCTTCCAGTAAAGTTCCTACTTATTAAAAACTCTCTTGATTGTTCTTTGTTCAGAAGTTGCAGAATAAACTGGAGATCATGGGAAAAAGTTCTGGATGACAATGGCCTCCTGGCTAATTCTCAGGATTCTGTTGAGTGTTTCTTAAGAGTCTTCAATGACATCCTGATGCAGAGTCAAACAGATGTTCTGCTTTGATCGTGTCAGAGTTGAGTGCAGACTTTCTCACCACTGACCATCACACGCTGCTCAGTATGCTGAGAAACTGGGTAGGTTTATCAGGATCTGAGCTGTCCATCTCCCTTACTTACGGTGTGCCCCAAGGTTCTGGTTTGGGGGATTACTGTTTTAGTTTATCTCCTCCCCTTCAGCACATGAGCATCCTAACGTTGTTTAGACCGTACCAAAGCTGGATGATGGACGACCTTCTACAGCTGAGTTAAGAAAGCACAAGCTTTTACTTAGGGGTGAGGACTCAGAGCTCCAGTTCATTCCTGCTTTATCGCCTTAGATTTCTTACCAAGTTTAGCATCAACATGTCTTACCCAGAACTGGAAACTGTTATCCCACTATTTACACACCACTGGGCTGCTTTTCCAGTTCCCCTGGCTCCAGATTTCTGCTAGAGTCTGTTGTCAGACCTCAGTTTTAGTTTACAGAGCTTTACATAGGAATCACCAGCGTACAGACAGCTTTGCTCACCTTACATGCCCATCAGGTCAGTGAAGTCATGTGATTAAGGCTGGCTTACCAGTTGTCCAGCACAATTGGTCAAATATTGTTGGAGATGCAGCATTTGCAACCGTTGCTCCTAGACAATGCAAAACTCCTGAGATCCAAGCTCTCTGTGGTCTTTTTAAACACCATTGATTTTTAAATCTATTTTATCTTATAGCAATTGGCGTTAGAATCTCTCTTTCATTTTATGAAACAAagtaaaaacactaaataacaaACTATGAAAACATGCAGGtgtttaaaacaatttaaaatcCCCCTGGCAGGTTTGGGGTAAACTCATCTGATGGCCGAAGTGTAAAACATATAAAATATTTATAATATAAAAACATATATATTAGAAAATGGTTTTTGGTGTTTTTTTCAACAAAACCACCAAGAGCTAAAAGTGTTCAAGAGttgtgttgacatctggaaaataTTTATTCAGCCATCAAAGTTTCCCAATAAATATGCCCGTAGTTTTTTCT from Nothobranchius furzeri strain GRZ-AD chromosome 18, NfurGRZ-RIMD1, whole genome shotgun sequence harbors:
- the snrnp70 gene encoding U1 small nuclear ribonucleoprotein 70 kDa produces the protein MTQFLPPNLLALFAPRDPIPFLPQLEKLPHEKHHNQPYCGIAPFIRHFEDPRDAPPPTRAETREERLERKRREKIERRQTVLETELKLWDPHNDPNAQGDAFKTLFVARVNYDTTESKLRREFEVYGPIKRIYIVYNKKTAKPRGYAFIEYEHERDMHSAYKHADGKKIDGRRVLVDVERGRTVKGWRPRRLGGGLGGTRRGGADVNIKHSGRDDASRYDDRTLGGDRIDRRERSRERDRDKDRERRRSRSRERRRHSRDRERERERPVGAGEEGGGSSRRRERERERGGAGGGDSRSRERSRDRKRRSRSRDRKRDRERGKGVDGEEVAQGDGPPEGTERMLEENEGEVAEATEERKERDRDRDRDRDRRRSHRDRDRRRERDRDREHKRERGDRDRGERREERHGSNREDMGPQEDMGNEEDSAPPNMEEYSQDGMMEQQSAPSADDYGSGENGYKMEAPDEY
- the lin7b gene encoding protein lin-7 homolog B isoform X1 — encoded protein: MMSSYHPKEADMSATTEPLCLERDVCRVIELLDRLQRTGELPPPKLQALQRVLQSKFCAAIREVYEQLYDTLDIVGGPEVRAQATAKATVAAFAASEGHAHPRVVELPKTEEGLGFNIMGGKEQNSPIYISRVIPGGVADRQGGLKRGDQLLSVNGVSVEAEQHEKAVELLKAAQGSVKLVVRYTPKVLEEMEARFEKMRSARRRQQHSSYSSLESRS
- the lin7b gene encoding protein lin-7 homolog B isoform X2, which produces MMSSYHPKEADMSATTEPLCLERDVCRVIELLDRLQRTGELPPPKLQALQRVLQSKFCAAIREVYEQLYDTLDIVGGPEVRAQATAKATVAAFAASEGHAHPRVVELPKTEEGLGFNIMGGKEQNSPIYISRVIPGGVADRQGGLKRGDQLLSVNGVSVEAEQHEKAVELLKAAQGSVKLVVRYTPKVLEEMEARFEKMRSARRRQQHSSYS